One Ignavibacteriota bacterium DNA window includes the following coding sequences:
- a CDS encoding ester cyclase has product MRRSLLGPALCVITLVTLLPPSPATLRAQNPPKKAPQAAMQKNKAVVKRYFEDLWNAKNSATIPQISDPSLVFHFPGGPAAQPPDLATWFNSATEAFPDLRFTIHDLFADGDHVIARWTYAATNTGKFIGRPPTGRKVSDEGISIFRVKDGKIVEMWISQDSLGLLQQLGWVPTPASLPPGGKK; this is encoded by the coding sequence ATGCGACGTTCCCTCCTCGGCCCCGCTCTCTGTGTGATCACACTTGTCACGCTGCTGCCGCCCTCCCCCGCCACACTGCGTGCACAGAATCCGCCGAAGAAAGCCCCGCAGGCGGCCATGCAGAAAAACAAGGCCGTGGTGAAGCGCTACTTCGAGGATCTGTGGAATGCCAAAAACAGCGCGACCATCCCGCAGATATCGGACCCGTCGCTCGTTTTTCATTTTCCCGGCGGTCCCGCGGCGCAACCTCCCGATCTCGCGACCTGGTTCAACAGCGCCACGGAGGCCTTCCCCGATCTCCGCTTCACCATTCACGATCTCTTCGCCGACGGCGACCATGTGATTGCACGCTGGACCTACGCCGCTACAAACACGGGGAAATTCATCGGACGCCCGCCCACAGGCCGCAAGGTGTCGGACGAGGGCATCAGCATCTTCCGCGTCAAGGACGGCAAGATCGTGGAGATGTGGATCAGTCAGGACAGTCTTGGTCTGCTCCAGCAGCTCGGCTGGGTTCCGACGCCCGCGTCCCTGCCACCGGGTGGAAAAAAGTAA
- a CDS encoding TM0996/MTH895 family glutaredoxin-like protein, with protein sequence MNIKVLGTGCPKCKTLYQRVEQLVAANGFDVTLEKVERIEDIISYGVMMTPSLVVDGSVKSSGRLPTDAEILSWVTTALAKG encoded by the coding sequence ATGAACATCAAGGTTCTGGGCACCGGCTGCCCGAAATGCAAAACGCTGTATCAACGGGTCGAACAGCTTGTCGCCGCCAACGGCTTCGACGTCACGCTCGAAAAAGTCGAACGTATCGAGGACATCATCTCGTATGGTGTGATGATGACCCCGTCACTCGTGGTTGACGGATCCGTCAAGTCCAGCGGACGTCTTCCCACCGATGCGGAGATACTCTCCTGGGTCACTACCGCCCTGGCGAAGGGTTAG
- a CDS encoding insulinase family protein, protein MHLARMFVCAILLLLAAASSLTHAQEPSKPVVKSLSLGSAIPLNPALRTGTLPNGLRYFILKNGKPENRAELRLAVNAGAVQETDEQRGLAHFCEHMAFNGTKRFKKDELIRYLESIGTRFGNDLNAYTSFDETVYMLQIPTDKPGLLDKGLDVLEDWAHNVSFEDAEIDKERGVILEELRLGKGAGKRIMDKQFPVMFHNSKYADRLPIGKEEILKSFTYETLKSYYARWYRPDNMAVIAVGTFDVDEMQRKITERFGAIPKPSTPLDRAVVPVPDHAEVLYSIVTDPEAPGTEVTVMSKRPPRVERKVMDLRTSMIISLYTTMFNARLDELRQKGDPPFLYGYGYTGRFARAKDALYLAAQVQNDGVETGFQTLLTEALRAQKHGFPASELERAKTSLLRRYEESYKERDKTPSERYASELVRHVLTEEPVPGIELEYELHKKYLPGITASEVNTYAASLRFDQNQVVTVSMPEKKDLRVPSRDDLEKVFAAVQKSTIDPYIDEVSNAPLVEVPASSTTITETSEVKEVGLTVWKLSNGVRVVIKPTDFKNDEILFAAYSPGGLSLVHDSVYMSGSQAADIVNESGLGDLDAVQLTKRLTGKIANVSPSLSELEEGFRGNAAPQDLEIMMQMLYMYFMSPRKDTTAFRSMMTRMKTMYESMMAYPEYTFVDSVTALITKGHLRGRMMNPKRLEEVKLESAFRQYQERFADASDFTMFFVGNITPEALKPLALKYIGALPVTHRVENWKDVGPRMPEEKLEKTVYKGLEKKCMVVMMFNGPFEWTYQNRYDLVSLQELLNIKLREEIREEKGGTYGVGVNARPMKTPRSEYVITIQFGCDPDRAEELMNTVYSVMKKVIDGGASAEDVQKIQEIQRREREKALKENSFWLERLKQDFWLGEDPAQVLKYETFVSGLSSKALQDAAAKYFTFDRMKKFVLMPEKK, encoded by the coding sequence ATGCACCTCGCACGAATGTTCGTTTGTGCCATCCTGTTACTTCTGGCGGCCGCGAGCAGCCTGACGCACGCGCAGGAGCCGTCAAAGCCCGTCGTAAAATCGCTGTCGCTCGGCAGCGCCATACCCTTGAATCCCGCGCTCCGCACGGGGACGCTGCCCAACGGCCTGCGCTACTTCATCCTGAAAAACGGCAAACCCGAAAACCGCGCCGAGCTGCGCCTGGCGGTCAATGCGGGCGCGGTACAGGAGACCGACGAGCAGCGGGGCCTCGCGCATTTCTGCGAGCACATGGCCTTCAACGGGACGAAGCGGTTTAAAAAGGATGAACTCATCCGGTATCTCGAATCCATCGGCACACGTTTCGGCAACGATCTCAACGCCTACACGAGTTTCGACGAGACGGTGTACATGCTGCAAATCCCGACCGACAAGCCGGGCCTGCTCGACAAGGGCCTCGACGTGCTGGAGGACTGGGCGCACAACGTCAGTTTCGAGGATGCTGAAATAGACAAGGAGCGCGGTGTGATTCTCGAGGAACTGCGCCTCGGCAAGGGCGCGGGCAAGCGCATCATGGACAAGCAGTTCCCGGTCATGTTCCACAACTCGAAGTACGCCGACCGCCTGCCCATCGGGAAGGAGGAGATCCTGAAGTCGTTCACGTACGAGACGCTCAAGTCCTATTACGCACGTTGGTACAGGCCCGACAACATGGCGGTGATCGCCGTCGGCACCTTCGATGTCGACGAGATGCAGCGCAAGATCACCGAGCGTTTCGGCGCGATACCGAAACCCTCGACACCGCTCGACCGTGCCGTCGTGCCCGTCCCCGATCACGCCGAGGTCTTGTATTCCATCGTCACCGATCCCGAGGCCCCCGGCACCGAAGTGACCGTGATGTCGAAACGACCGCCGCGCGTCGAGCGCAAGGTGATGGATCTGCGCACGTCGATGATCATCAGTCTGTACACAACCATGTTCAACGCGCGGCTCGACGAGCTGCGCCAGAAGGGTGATCCGCCGTTTCTGTACGGCTACGGATACACGGGCCGCTTCGCGCGCGCGAAGGACGCGCTGTACCTCGCCGCGCAGGTGCAGAACGACGGAGTCGAGACAGGGTTCCAGACGCTGCTGACCGAGGCGCTGCGCGCGCAGAAACACGGATTCCCGGCAAGCGAACTCGAGCGCGCAAAGACAAGTCTGCTGCGCCGCTACGAGGAGAGTTACAAGGAACGTGACAAGACGCCGTCTGAGCGCTATGCCAGTGAACTCGTGCGTCATGTGCTGACCGAGGAACCCGTTCCAGGCATCGAACTCGAATACGAACTGCACAAGAAATATCTGCCGGGCATCACCGCGTCGGAAGTGAACACGTACGCCGCGTCGCTGCGCTTCGACCAAAACCAGGTCGTGACCGTGAGCATGCCCGAGAAGAAGGATCTGCGCGTTCCGTCGCGCGATGATCTCGAGAAGGTGTTCGCCGCGGTGCAGAAGAGCACCATCGACCCGTATATCGACGAGGTGTCGAACGCGCCGCTGGTCGAGGTTCCCGCCTCGTCGACCACCATCACCGAGACAAGCGAGGTGAAGGAGGTCGGACTCACGGTGTGGAAACTGTCGAACGGCGTGCGGGTGGTCATCAAACCCACGGACTTTAAAAACGATGAAATCCTCTTCGCCGCGTATTCGCCGGGCGGACTCTCGCTCGTCCACGACAGCGTGTACATGTCGGGATCACAGGCGGCCGACATCGTGAACGAAAGCGGACTTGGCGACCTCGACGCGGTGCAGCTCACAAAACGGCTCACGGGCAAAATAGCCAACGTGTCCCCGTCGCTGTCCGAACTCGAGGAGGGATTCCGCGGGAACGCCGCGCCACAGGATCTCGAGATCATGATGCAGATGCTGTACATGTACTTCATGAGTCCGCGCAAGGACACCACTGCCTTCCGCTCGATGATGACACGCATGAAGACGATGTACGAAAGCATGATGGCGTATCCCGAGTACACCTTTGTCGATTCCGTCACCGCGTTGATCACGAAGGGGCATCTGCGCGGGCGCATGATGAATCCGAAGCGCCTCGAGGAAGTGAAGCTCGAGAGCGCCTTCCGACAGTATCAGGAGCGTTTCGCCGACGCGAGCGACTTCACGATGTTCTTTGTGGGCAACATCACACCCGAGGCGCTCAAACCGCTCGCACTAAAATACATCGGTGCGCTTCCCGTCACACATCGCGTGGAAAACTGGAAGGATGTCGGTCCGCGCATGCCCGAGGAGAAGCTCGAGAAGACGGTGTACAAGGGACTCGAGAAAAAATGTATGGTGGTGATGATGTTCAACGGGCCGTTCGAATGGACGTATCAGAACCGTTACGACCTCGTGTCGCTGCAGGAACTCCTGAACATCAAGCTGCGCGAAGAAATCCGCGAGGAGAAGGGCGGTACCTACGGCGTCGGAGTCAACGCGCGTCCGATGAAGACGCCGCGTTCCGAATACGTGATAACCATCCAATTCGGCTGTGATCCCGACCGCGCCGAGGAACTGATGAACACCGTCTATTCGGTGATGAAGAAGGTGATCGACGGCGGCGCCTCGGCCGAGGATGTGCAGAAGATACAGGAGATCCAGCGCCGCGAGCGTGAGAAGGCCCTCAAGGAAAACAGCTTCTGGCTCGAGCGGTTGAAACAGGATTTCTGGCTCGGCGAGGATCCCGCCCAGGTGCTGAAATACGAAACCTTCGTCAGCGGTCTCAGTTCCAAAGCCCTGCAGGATGCCGCGGCGAAGTACTTCACCTTCGACAGGATGAAGAAGTTTGTGCTGATGCCCGAGAAGAAATAA
- a CDS encoding winged helix-turn-helix transcriptional regulator — protein sequence MKDDEIFRQQARVLKALANESRLRIIHRLAEGECSVGELTGLIGSDQSTVSKHLAVLRAHGIVDDRREGNTVYYSLLTPCVLNFFTCASQVLRDRR from the coding sequence ATGAAGGACGACGAAATATTTCGGCAACAGGCGCGGGTTCTCAAAGCCCTGGCGAATGAATCGCGGCTGCGGATCATACACCGCCTGGCCGAGGGCGAATGCTCGGTGGGGGAATTGACCGGACTCATCGGATCGGATCAATCCACCGTGTCGAAACACCTCGCCGTCCTGCGCGCGCACGGGATAGTGGACGACCGGCGCGAGGGCAACACGGTGTATTATTCCCTGCTCACACCCTGCGTGTTGAATTTTTTCACCTGCGCCTCGCAGGTTCTGCGCGACAGGCGGTAA
- a CDS encoding cytochrome C biogenesis protein — MLDDLFTTLSMAMMDSYGVALAASFAWGIASILLSPCHLTSIPLIIGYISRQAGMNTRRSFGISLVFATGILITIAGLGLLTASLGRMMGDVGIWGNIIVAALFFVVGLYLLEIISFSWGALPMRPLEGRPWIGAFVLGLVFGVGLGPCTFAYLAPVLGVVFSIGSEDVAAAAGLIGAFAVGHCAVIVAAGTLAQLVQRYLQWTEQTRGAVWMRRVAGVCVILGGVYFVYTAF; from the coding sequence ATGTTGGATGACCTGTTTACCACCCTGTCGATGGCGATGATGGATTCCTACGGCGTCGCGCTCGCCGCGTCCTTCGCGTGGGGCATCGCGAGTATCTTGCTCAGTCCGTGCCACCTCACGAGCATCCCGCTCATCATCGGCTACATCAGCCGGCAGGCGGGGATGAACACACGCCGCTCCTTCGGCATCTCGCTGGTCTTCGCAACCGGCATACTGATCACGATTGCCGGGCTCGGTCTGCTCACCGCGTCACTCGGACGTATGATGGGTGATGTGGGAATCTGGGGCAACATCATTGTGGCGGCCCTCTTTTTTGTTGTGGGACTGTACCTCCTGGAAATTATCTCCTTTTCGTGGGGCGCACTGCCCATGCGCCCGCTCGAAGGCCGGCCGTGGATCGGTGCCTTTGTGCTGGGGCTCGTGTTTGGTGTGGGACTCGGCCCCTGCACCTTCGCCTACCTCGCGCCCGTGCTGGGAGTTGTGTTCAGCATCGGCAGCGAGGATGTAGCCGCGGCAGCGGGACTCATCGGTGCGTTCGCTGTCGGACATTGTGCGGTGATCGTTGCAGCGGGAACGCTCGCGCAACTCGTGCAACGGTATCTGCAATGGACGGAACAGACACGCGGGGCCGTCTGGATGCGGCGGGTTGCCGGCGTCTGTGTAATCCTCGGCGGTGTGTATTTTGTGTATACTGCTTTTTAA
- a CDS encoding thioredoxin family protein, whose protein sequence is MFRHYLTLGYLVCALCFTASAHAAQPANPAPDDSTKIITHPLVTFVELGSVNCIPCKKMQPVMKAIERKYAGTVKVIFHDVWTDAGKVQSKNFNIRLIPTQVFLDDKGKEFFRHEGFYPEEEIHKLLAKRGLKPLS, encoded by the coding sequence ATGTTCCGCCACTATCTCACACTCGGGTATCTCGTCTGCGCCCTCTGTTTCACTGCATCGGCACATGCTGCGCAGCCCGCGAACCCTGCACCTGACGACAGCACAAAAATAATCACTCATCCGCTTGTGACTTTTGTGGAACTGGGATCCGTGAATTGTATCCCGTGTAAAAAAATGCAGCCGGTGATGAAGGCCATCGAACGCAAATATGCAGGCACGGTGAAGGTGATTTTTCACGATGTATGGACCGATGCCGGGAAAGTCCAGAGCAAGAACTTCAACATACGGCTCATCCCGACACAGGTGTTTCTCGATGACAAGGGCAAAGAATTCTTCCGCCATGAGGGTTTCTATCCGGAGGAGGAGATACACAAACTCCTCGCCAAGCGCGGTTTGAAACCGCTCTCCTGA
- a CDS encoding permease — protein MTDTGISTAGSTAPGITHTRSPRSRVTLRVAAVLAAAVLWYFVYTQLAAFARTVTYDVLGLAAGTHVAAAIEFFLFETPKVLMLLTIVVFGVGIVRSFFTQERTRRVLAGRRESAGNVLGGLLGIVTPFCSCSAVPLFIGFVTSGVPLGVTFSFLIAAPMINEVALVLLFGLFGWKVAGLYLATGLMISITAGWIIGRLKLERWVEDWVYTLQPGAAPGADDEALRWSGRLRLGRDAVREIVGKVWPYVLAGIAVGAGIHGYVPQNFMASIMGADVWWSVPVAVLLGIPMYANAAGIIPIVQALLGKGAALGTVLAFMMAVIGLSLPEMIILRKVLKMPLILTFIGVVGTGILVVGYLFNAVL, from the coding sequence ATGACAGACACGGGCATCAGCACGGCAGGAAGCACAGCTCCGGGAATCACACACACACGCTCCCCGCGGTCGCGTGTCACCCTGCGTGTCGCGGCGGTGCTCGCAGCGGCGGTGTTGTGGTACTTTGTATACACACAACTCGCGGCATTCGCAAGGACCGTCACGTACGACGTCCTCGGTTTGGCGGCCGGGACACATGTCGCCGCCGCAATCGAATTTTTCCTCTTCGAGACGCCCAAGGTTCTCATGCTGCTCACCATCGTGGTGTTCGGAGTGGGCATCGTCCGTTCCTTCTTTACGCAGGAACGGACGCGTCGCGTGCTCGCGGGAAGACGCGAAAGTGCGGGCAATGTGCTGGGCGGTTTGCTGGGCATAGTCACGCCGTTTTGTTCCTGTTCGGCCGTGCCCCTCTTTATCGGTTTTGTCACATCGGGCGTGCCGCTCGGTGTCACGTTCTCCTTCCTCATCGCGGCGCCGATGATCAACGAGGTCGCGCTGGTGCTGCTCTTCGGACTCTTCGGCTGGAAGGTGGCGGGCCTCTATCTTGCGACCGGCTTGATGATTTCCATCACCGCGGGCTGGATTATCGGACGCCTGAAACTCGAACGCTGGGTGGAGGACTGGGTGTACACGCTGCAGCCCGGAGCGGCGCCGGGCGCGGACGATGAAGCCCTGCGATGGTCGGGCAGACTGCGGCTGGGCCGCGACGCGGTCCGCGAAATAGTCGGCAAGGTGTGGCCGTATGTGCTTGCGGGCATCGCGGTCGGCGCCGGTATTCACGGGTACGTTCCGCAGAATTTTATGGCGTCGATCATGGGGGCCGATGTGTGGTGGTCGGTGCCCGTGGCGGTGCTGCTGGGCATCCCGATGTATGCAAATGCCGCGGGAATTATACCCATCGTGCAGGCCCTGCTCGGCAAAGGCGCGGCGCTCGGCACGGTGCTCGCCTTTATGATGGCCGTGATCGGACTCTCCCTTCCGGAGATGATCATACTGCGCAAAGTCCTGAAAATGCCATTGATCCTCACCTTCATCGGCGTTGTCGGCACGGGTATCCTTGTTGTGGGATACCTGTTCAACGCCGTGCTGTAA
- a CDS encoding T9SS type A sorting domain-containing protein — protein sequence MTRSIYTIPAATPAILQQSPRSESSPSSRISVTSGTLLAFFSLLVLLLHGASPATAQTRLLRAVISSGAAAAGNGTTRLAGSVGQTLAGPTSSATERANFGFWPGLSGVPLAVERVDAVPASLTLGQNFPNPARGRTRITFSLDVPRSVRVVLYDESGREVMRLADGFFSAGSYSADLDVGTLSTGVYTYRFDAAPYALSRRLVVLH from the coding sequence ATGACACGGTCCATCTATACAATCCCCGCAGCGACGCCGGCGATACTGCAGCAATCGCCGCGGTCCGAATCCTCCCCGTCGTCGCGCATATCCGTGACGAGCGGCACGCTGCTCGCGTTCTTCTCTCTGCTCGTGCTGCTGCTCCACGGTGCAAGTCCGGCCACTGCGCAGACGCGCCTGCTTCGCGCCGTGATCAGCTCGGGCGCCGCGGCGGCTGGAAACGGGACCACCCGGCTCGCAGGTTCGGTCGGTCAGACTCTGGCAGGACCGACATCGTCGGCGACCGAACGCGCGAACTTCGGTTTCTGGCCCGGTCTCAGTGGAGTCCCGCTTGCCGTCGAACGTGTCGACGCTGTGCCCGCTTCACTGACATTGGGACAGAACTTTCCCAATCCGGCGCGAGGACGTACACGCATCACTTTTTCTCTTGATGTTCCCCGATCCGTGCGTGTTGTACTCTATGATGAATCCGGTCGCGAGGTCATGCGACTCGCGGATGGATTCTTTTCCGCCGGATCGTACTCGGCGGATCTCGACGTCGGCACTCTGTCGACGGGCGTGTACACGTATCGCTTCGACGCGGCTCCCTATGCGCTGTCGCGACGCCTTGTCGTTCTGCACTGA
- a CDS encoding T9SS type A sorting domain-containing protein — MSLFHRIAVVCVVLVSTVHAQDILFQERFTNGTAENEWVAGFNGTALVPYQTALAPGDGWVGRLTNLASGGNVAQSSAASRDFSNFLYEATIYIPVDAGTYYGIEFRVDPSGLSAGYQFVAAFNPAGTQRMRFRVRPSSNPSIPVAIKDWNASQIPGGIPTSSGWHTLAVKANGPHFFFYFDGQEMPGGLNFDQTFSSGTVGVYLWDMSSPNEELLVDNIKVTSLTTSAVPDAQAQSDFRISSVYPNPATARTAAAQIDVLAGRAGRFEAVVYDALGRAVKHTAVDARAAGGTTLSIPTGGLPAGVYTVSVSSHGATRQQRLIVTN, encoded by the coding sequence ATGTCCTTGTTCCATCGAATCGCCGTGGTATGTGTTGTGCTGGTTTCCACCGTACACGCACAGGACATTCTTTTTCAGGAGCGTTTTACGAACGGGACGGCGGAAAACGAATGGGTGGCGGGATTCAACGGCACCGCGCTTGTGCCGTATCAAACCGCGCTCGCTCCGGGCGACGGCTGGGTGGGGCGGCTCACCAATCTCGCATCGGGTGGAAACGTCGCACAGAGCTCGGCGGCCAGCAGGGACTTTTCGAACTTCCTCTATGAGGCCACCATCTACATCCCGGTGGATGCGGGCACATATTACGGCATCGAGTTCCGCGTCGATCCCTCCGGCCTGTCGGCGGGGTATCAGTTTGTTGCCGCCTTCAATCCCGCCGGGACGCAGCGCATGCGTTTCCGCGTGAGGCCATCGAGTAATCCGTCGATTCCCGTGGCGATCAAAGACTGGAATGCGTCACAGATCCCCGGCGGCATCCCCACCAGCAGCGGATGGCACACACTCGCCGTCAAAGCCAACGGACCTCATTTCTTCTTCTACTTCGACGGACAGGAGATGCCCGGAGGGCTGAATTTTGATCAGACGTTTTCGTCGGGCACCGTCGGCGTGTATCTGTGGGACATGTCCTCGCCCAACGAGGAATTGCTGGTGGATAACATCAAGGTGACATCGTTGACCACGTCGGCTGTACCGGACGCACAGGCGCAGAGTGACTTCCGGATTTCCTCGGTGTATCCGAATCCGGCGACAGCACGCACAGCCGCCGCGCAGATCGACGTTCTCGCGGGACGCGCGGGGCGTTTCGAGGCCGTAGTGTATGACGCGTTGGGACGCGCGGTGAAGCATACGGCCGTGGATGCGCGTGCCGCGGGAGGCACCACACTCAGCATTCCGACCGGTGGTCTTCCCGCGGGAGTGTACACCGTGTCGGTGTCGTCGCACGGGGCGACACGGCAGCAGCGACTGATCGTGACCAACTGA
- a CDS encoding OmpA family protein produces MRSILVVLFVCVPFIAAAQQEGGNAERLGASVNSSASELLPIVSPDGKSLYFVRGGHAKNLGVRIREEDQDIWCSTLRSDNTWGEAVNLGSPINNEYPNALLGITADGTQAVVLGYYEDGELTARGFSLVTRTKNGWSDPVGMDIDGYEQLNKGGSVTGCLSGDGTILLISFYPTADEEDDDIYVSTHLYGNRWSQPKPLLGINTRRSEACPFLAADGLTLYFSADRQDGFGNADVYLSRRLDSTWQKWSTPENLGPSINTPRTEMYYTIPASGAYAYFASSQPPSGEGDIYRIPLPEKARPQPVVIVKGMIYDSKTKKPIEAHVEYQSLSSRLKVGEARSHPATGEYQIVLVRGTKYGFFARKDGYYPLSENLDLEALATYKEIARDLYLTPIEEDITVRLNNVFFDFNQFTLRDESIPELQRLIDLLRTHPSMTIQIQGHTDNVGTPSYNHVLSENRARAVRDYIHETGEITATRLSYRGFGFTRPVSANESEEGRQLNRRVEFKIVHK; encoded by the coding sequence ATGCGTTCCATACTCGTGGTTCTCTTCGTGTGTGTTCCCTTCATTGCCGCAGCACAGCAGGAGGGTGGAAATGCTGAGCGGCTGGGCGCATCAGTCAATTCCTCCGCGTCCGAATTGTTACCTATAGTGTCTCCGGATGGAAAATCACTCTACTTCGTCCGAGGTGGTCACGCGAAGAATCTCGGCGTTCGCATCAGAGAGGAGGACCAGGACATATGGTGCTCCACACTGAGGTCGGACAACACGTGGGGCGAGGCGGTGAATCTTGGATCACCGATTAATAACGAATATCCGAACGCCCTCCTGGGCATCACCGCCGATGGCACCCAGGCGGTTGTTCTCGGATATTATGAAGACGGTGAATTAACCGCACGAGGGTTTTCGCTGGTTACGCGGACAAAGAATGGTTGGTCGGATCCTGTGGGGATGGACATAGACGGATATGAACAGCTGAACAAGGGAGGCAGCGTTACTGGATGTCTCTCTGGTGACGGCACGATTCTGTTGATTTCCTTTTATCCGACCGCTGACGAAGAGGATGATGATATATATGTATCGACGCATCTGTACGGCAACCGCTGGTCACAACCGAAACCGCTGCTCGGAATCAATACGCGGCGATCCGAAGCATGTCCCTTTCTTGCCGCAGACGGTCTCACATTGTATTTCTCCGCCGACAGACAGGATGGATTTGGAAATGCGGATGTCTATTTGTCGCGACGCCTCGATTCGACATGGCAGAAGTGGTCCACTCCGGAAAACCTCGGACCGTCCATTAATACACCGCGCACAGAGATGTATTACACGATTCCGGCATCAGGTGCATACGCGTATTTTGCCTCCTCACAACCACCGTCGGGAGAAGGTGACATTTACAGAATTCCTCTCCCGGAAAAGGCACGCCCACAACCCGTCGTCATTGTGAAGGGAATGATATATGATTCGAAGACCAAAAAGCCGATCGAAGCTCATGTGGAATACCAATCGCTCTCAAGCAGACTGAAAGTGGGTGAGGCACGATCACATCCCGCAACGGGAGAGTACCAGATTGTGCTCGTGCGCGGTACGAAGTATGGATTCTTCGCGAGGAAAGATGGGTACTACCCCTTGTCGGAAAACCTCGATCTCGAGGCACTTGCGACCTATAAAGAGATTGCGAGAGATTTGTATCTCACACCTATCGAAGAAGATATCACCGTCCGATTGAACAATGTCTTTTTTGATTTTAATCAATTCACGCTCCGAGACGAGTCGATCCCCGAATTGCAACGGTTGATTGATCTCCTCCGCACGCATCCGTCGATGACCATTCAAATCCAAGGGCACACGGATAATGTCGGTACACCCTCGTACAATCACGTGCTCTCGGAGAACAGGGCACGGGCGGTACGCGATTACATCCATGAGACCGGAGAGATCACTGCCACGCGACTATCGTACCGTGGATTTGGTTTCACTCGACCCGTATCCGCGAACGAATCCGAGGAGGGCCGGCAGCTAAATAGACGCGTTGAATTTAAAATCGTTCACAAATAA